The Nocardia arthritidis genome has a window encoding:
- a CDS encoding DUF3558 domain-containing protein, which yields MRIPSAIVTGLALTLLLSACGSGGNSDSSNGPVRPPRKVAALGPFVGECGHVTDDEVRAAAGLLQISQVRRNSVGCNWQSAGLDSPSVTFASYRGSPIDRERAWVSTQGRNPETIDVIGHKGFQSLAPGGQVCDLAVQLGDDFFEWSMSYGISQGPNPCDRMHKLAELTVQRLQ from the coding sequence ATGCGGATTCCGTCGGCGATTGTCACCGGTCTTGCCCTGACATTGTTGCTGTCGGCGTGCGGATCGGGCGGGAACTCCGACTCGTCGAACGGTCCGGTCCGGCCGCCGCGGAAGGTGGCGGCGCTCGGTCCGTTCGTCGGCGAATGCGGCCATGTGACCGATGACGAGGTGCGGGCCGCGGCGGGGCTGCTGCAGATCTCCCAGGTGCGCCGGAATTCGGTCGGCTGCAACTGGCAGTCCGCGGGGCTCGATTCGCCCAGCGTCACCTTCGCGTCGTATCGGGGCAGTCCGATCGATCGGGAGCGCGCCTGGGTTTCCACCCAGGGCAGGAATCCGGAGACGATCGACGTCATCGGGCACAAGGGATTCCAGTCGCTCGCTCCCGGCGGCCAGGTGTGCGATCTCGCGGTGCAGCTCGGCGACGACTTCTTCGAATGGTCGATGTCGTATGGCATTTCCCAGGGGCCGAATCCGTGCGATCGGATGCACAAACTGGCCGAGTTGACCGTGCAGCGGTTGCAGTAG
- the rpsG gene encoding 30S ribosomal protein S7, with protein MPRKGPAPKRPLINDPVYGSPLVTQLVNKILLDGKKSTAERIVYGAMEQAREKTGTDPVVTLKRALDNVKPSLEVKPRRVGGATYQVPVEVRPGRANTLALRWLVNFARARREKTMVERLANELLDASNGLGASVKRREDTHKMAESNRAFAHYRW; from the coding sequence ATGCCGCGCAAGGGCCCCGCACCCAAACGTCCGTTGATCAACGACCCGGTCTACGGGTCGCCGCTGGTCACCCAGCTGGTCAACAAGATCCTGCTCGACGGCAAGAAGTCGACCGCTGAGCGCATCGTCTACGGCGCGATGGAGCAGGCGCGCGAGAAGACCGGCACCGATCCGGTCGTGACGCTCAAGCGTGCGCTGGACAACGTCAAGCCCTCCCTCGAGGTGAAGCCCCGCCGCGTCGGTGGCGCCACCTACCAGGTTCCGGTCGAGGTTCGGCCGGGCCGCGCCAACACCCTGGCGCTGCGCTGGCTGGTCAACTTCGCCCGCGCCCGTCGGGAAAAGACCATGGTCGAGCGTCTGGCGAACGAACTGCTGGACGCCAGCAACGGCCTCGGCGCTTCGGTGAAGCGTCGCGAGGACACCCACAAGATGGCCGAGTCGAACCGGGCCTTCGCGCACTACCGCTGGTGA
- a CDS encoding DUF3558 domain-containing protein: protein MMMRGKRCALVAAALLTVAVSAGGCGRTINGNPQAAGSSDSVNTKFDKLLRECDAVAMDQIGDIVGGKGSYAQPTFYGAVCMWEVQGAPGGNAMATLNWYELGSLTNEKANNDRLGYSTTNVNFGESLGLQTLRPNDPDSCGISAAAPDTGIVGWWINYRAGSAHPDPCAAARKLTELTLNLAR from the coding sequence ATGATGATGCGCGGGAAGCGCTGTGCCCTCGTCGCGGCCGCATTGTTGACGGTCGCGGTCTCGGCGGGCGGCTGCGGCCGGACCATCAATGGGAATCCCCAGGCCGCGGGGTCGAGCGATTCGGTGAACACCAAATTCGACAAGCTGTTGCGCGAATGCGATGCGGTGGCCATGGATCAGATCGGCGATATCGTCGGCGGCAAGGGCTCCTACGCCCAGCCGACCTTCTACGGTGCGGTGTGCATGTGGGAGGTGCAGGGCGCGCCGGGCGGCAATGCCATGGCAACGCTGAACTGGTACGAGCTCGGTTCGCTCACCAATGAGAAGGCCAACAACGACCGGCTGGGCTACAGCACCACGAACGTCAACTTCGGCGAGAGTCTCGGGTTGCAGACGCTGCGGCCCAACGATCCGGATTCGTGTGGGATCAGCGCCGCCGCGCCGGATACCGGCATCGTCGGCTGGTGGATCAACTATCGCGCGGGCTCCGCGCATCCCGACCCGTGTGCCGCCGCGCGCAAGCTCACCGAGCTGACCCTGAATCTGGCCAGGTGA
- the fusA gene encoding elongation factor G → MAQDVLTDLNKVRNIGIMAHIDAGKTTTTERILFYTGITYKIGEVHDGAATMDWMAQEQERGITITSAATTCYWNDNQINIIDTPGHVDFTVEVERSLRVLDGAVAVFDGKEGVEPQSEQVWRQADKYDVPRICFVNKMDKLGADFYFTVQTIKDRLGAKPLVIQLPIGAEDTFEGIVDLVEMNAKVWRGETKLGEQYEVVEIPADLKERAEQYRQELLETVAESDEALLEKFFGGEELSIEEIKGAIRKMTVNSELYPVLCGSAFKNKGVQPMLDAVIDYLPTPLDDGGADGHVPGKEDEIIHRDASISEPFAALAFKVATHPFFGKLTYVRVYSGKVDSGAQVINSTKGRKERLGKLFQMHSNKENPVTEAQAGHIYAVIGLKDTTTGDTLCDPNNQIVLESMTFPDPVIEVAIEPKTKADQEKLGTAIQKFAEEDPTFNVKLDQETGQTVIGGMGELQLDIYVDRMKREFKVEANIGKPQVAYRETITKAVEKHEYTHKKQTGGSGQFARVIIALEPFKGEDGATYEFENKVTGGRVPREYIPSVDAGIQDAMQYGVLAGYPLVNLKAALLDGAYHEVDSSEMAFKIAGAQALKEAARKAGPVILEPLMAVEVTTPEDYMGEVIGDLNSRRGQIQAMEERSGARVVKALVPLSEMFGYIGDLRSKTQGRANFSMVFDSYAEVPANVSKEIIAKATGE, encoded by the coding sequence GTGGCACAGGACGTGCTCACCGACCTGAACAAGGTCCGCAACATCGGCATCATGGCCCACATCGATGCCGGTAAGACCACGACAACCGAACGCATCCTCTTCTACACCGGCATCACCTACAAGATCGGTGAGGTCCATGACGGCGCGGCCACCATGGACTGGATGGCGCAGGAGCAGGAACGCGGTATCACGATCACGTCGGCCGCGACCACCTGCTACTGGAATGACAACCAGATCAACATCATCGACACCCCCGGGCACGTCGACTTCACCGTCGAGGTGGAGCGTTCGCTGCGCGTGCTCGATGGTGCCGTCGCCGTCTTCGACGGCAAGGAAGGTGTCGAGCCGCAGTCCGAGCAGGTCTGGCGGCAGGCCGACAAGTACGACGTCCCGCGCATCTGCTTCGTCAACAAGATGGACAAGCTGGGTGCCGACTTCTACTTCACCGTGCAGACCATCAAGGATCGCCTCGGCGCCAAGCCGCTGGTCATCCAGCTGCCGATCGGCGCGGAGGACACCTTCGAGGGCATCGTCGACCTGGTCGAGATGAATGCCAAGGTCTGGCGGGGCGAGACCAAGCTCGGCGAGCAGTACGAGGTCGTCGAGATCCCGGCCGATCTGAAGGAGCGGGCCGAGCAGTACCGCCAGGAACTGCTGGAGACCGTCGCCGAATCGGATGAGGCGCTGCTGGAGAAGTTCTTCGGCGGCGAGGAGCTCTCGATCGAGGAGATCAAGGGCGCCATCCGCAAGATGACCGTCAACTCCGAGCTCTACCCGGTGCTGTGCGGTTCGGCGTTCAAGAACAAGGGCGTGCAGCCCATGCTCGACGCCGTGATCGACTACCTGCCGACCCCGCTGGACGACGGCGGCGCCGACGGCCACGTGCCGGGCAAGGAAGACGAGATCATCCACCGCGACGCGAGCATTTCCGAGCCCTTCGCGGCGCTCGCGTTCAAGGTCGCGACGCACCCGTTCTTCGGCAAGCTGACCTACGTTCGCGTGTACTCGGGCAAGGTCGACTCCGGCGCCCAGGTCATCAACTCCACCAAGGGGCGTAAGGAGCGGCTGGGCAAGCTGTTCCAGATGCACTCCAACAAGGAGAACCCGGTCACCGAGGCGCAGGCCGGCCACATCTACGCGGTCATCGGCCTGAAGGACACCACCACCGGTGACACCCTGTGCGATCCGAACAACCAGATCGTGCTGGAGTCCATGACCTTCCCGGACCCGGTCATCGAGGTCGCGATCGAGCCGAAGACCAAGGCCGACCAGGAGAAGCTGGGCACCGCCATCCAGAAGTTCGCGGAGGAGGACCCCACCTTCAACGTGAAGCTGGATCAGGAGACCGGCCAGACCGTCATCGGTGGCATGGGCGAGCTCCAGCTCGACATCTACGTCGACCGGATGAAGCGCGAGTTCAAGGTCGAGGCCAACATCGGCAAGCCGCAGGTCGCGTACCGCGAGACCATCACCAAGGCGGTCGAGAAGCACGAGTACACCCACAAGAAGCAGACGGGTGGCTCGGGCCAGTTCGCGCGCGTCATCATCGCCCTGGAACCGTTCAAGGGCGAGGACGGCGCGACCTACGAGTTCGAGAACAAGGTCACCGGCGGTCGCGTGCCGAGGGAGTACATCCCCTCGGTCGACGCGGGCATCCAGGACGCCATGCAGTACGGTGTCCTCGCCGGTTACCCGCTGGTCAACCTGAAGGCCGCCCTGCTCGACGGCGCCTACCACGAGGTCGACTCCTCGGAAATGGCGTTCAAGATCGCGGGTGCGCAGGCCCTCAAGGAAGCGGCCCGCAAGGCCGGTCCGGTGATCCTCGAGCCGCTCATGGCCGTCGAGGTCACCACGCCCGAGGACTACATGGGCGAAGTGATCGGCGACCTGAACTCCCGCCGTGGTCAGATCCAGGCCATGGAGGAACGCAGTGGTGCCCGTGTCGTCAAGGCGCTGGTTCCGCTCTCGGAGATGTTCGGTTACATCGGTGACCTGCGGTCGAAGACCCAGGGCCGGGCGAACTTCTCCATGGTGTTCGACTCGTACGCGGAGGTTCCGGCCAACGTGTCGAAGGAGATCATCGCCAAGGCGACCGGCGAGTAA
- the rpsL gene encoding 30S ribosomal protein S12 — protein sequence MPTINQLVRKGRRDKVAKTKTAALKGSPQRRGVCTRVYTTTPKKPNSALRKVARVRLTSAVEVTAYIPGEGHNLQEHSMVLVRGGRVKDLPGVRYKIIRGSLDTQGVKNRKQARSRYGAKKEKS from the coding sequence ATGCCAACCATCAACCAGCTGGTCCGCAAGGGTCGCCGCGACAAGGTCGCCAAGACCAAGACTGCGGCCCTGAAGGGGAGCCCGCAGCGTCGTGGCGTGTGCACCCGCGTGTACACCACGACCCCGAAGAAGCCGAACTCCGCGCTGCGTAAGGTCGCGCGTGTTCGCCTGACCAGCGCGGTCGAGGTCACGGCTTACATCCCGGGCGAAGGCCACAACCTGCAGGAGCACTCGATGGTGCTCGTGCGTGGCGGTCGTGTGAAGGACCTCCCCGGTGTGCGCTACAAGATCATCCGTGGCTCGCTCGACACCCAGGGAGTGAAGAACCGCAAGCAGGCCCGCAGCCGCTACGGCGCCAAGAAGGAGAAGAGCTGA